From the Schistocerca piceifrons isolate TAMUIC-IGC-003096 chromosome 2, iqSchPice1.1, whole genome shotgun sequence genome, the window ATTTTAGTAAAATTATCTCGCTATTTGGTCTTCCTGTCACTCTCCTCAGCGATAACGCCCAGTCTTCGTGGCTCGGGGGTTTCTTATGTTTTGTTTTTGGAATGGGACCCATCACGTAAATACTACCCCCTATTACACTCAACCGTCTTTCGCGGAGAATGTTGATAGGAACTTGAAAGCTGCGCTTACCTTTCAGAGGCGCAGTCGAAGTGGGACAGCTCCCTACCGCGGCTGAATTTTGCTTTTAACGTAGCGAGGCACGAAGCTCATGAAGCTGTACCGACGTCCTCAACATACGCCCATCCTGTACGTTCGCCGCTGTCCAACTTAAGGGAAATAGCGGACTTGATTCCTGATCAAGCGACTCCCAAGTTTTTTAGGATAATTGGCGTAGGGCGCGAGCGAACATTGTGAGGTCTCATGAAAGAGAAGCGGCGCGCTACAACCATAGACGAGGGCCTGCTAATTTCAAGGTAGGGAACGTGGTCTACGTTCACAACCTCGGAGCTCGTGAAAAAGTGGGCAAGGCATCGAGTAAGTTTATGCCACGTTTTGTGTGTCTGTGGCGCGTCCCTGAGGTCCCCATTGTTCACGCTGCGAGTGAAGGATGAGTCATCCGACCATGTGCAAAAGATACACGTGAGTCAGATTAAATCTGCTAATAGTATCGGACATGTTTGTGTTTCCCTTATTGACCTGCCTCCCTGGGGGAGGCTCAGGTGCGCTGCGTGGTCGATAATTAGCGCCCGACGAGTTGAGCACTTTTGTTTGCAGGTCCGAGGGTCTTTGGTTTCTCTCAGTGTTTGGAAGGAAGGAGGTGGTCGAGAGTTGCCATGGACGagctcattctgttcgagatacttcattacgtttgagctcagtaTAAATTCTAAAATTCTATAAGAAATGGACGTCAgtcggtagttttgtggattaccTCCGCTACCACCTTGTAGACGAATATAACATTAACTTTCATCGAACTACTAGGCACCGTTTTTCGTCCGAAGGAAGAAACTACGATAGATTATACTCTTAGTTAAAAGAGGATCCCACTCAACCGTAAATTcgatataaaatttatttattcatttatttacacgtcaagttccgtaggactaaattgaggaacaaatctccaaggtcatggaacgcgtcaatacatgaaattacaacataaaagtaataacagatacaaataaatgttcatgaacctgaaaaaagtcagtccataagtttaagtaaacgctatcagcagtacaataagaatcagcttcatttttcaagaaactcttcaacagaatagaaggagtgacccatgacgaaactcttcagtttcgatttgaaagcgcatggattactgctaagattttttaattcgagtggcaacttattgaaaatggatgcagcagtatgctgcacacctttttgcacaagaactaaggaagtccgatccaaaagcagatttgatttctgccgagtattaaccgagtgaaagctgcttattcttgggaataaactaatactgataacaagaaacgacaataaggaatatacatattgagaggccaatgtcaaaatacccggaCTCGTGACcagtggtcgacaagaggttcgtgaactcacaccacttattgaccgaaccgcccgtttctgagccaaaaatatccttgtagaatgggaagagttaccccaaaatataataccatacaacataagcgaatgaaaataagcaaagtagactaatttttgtgtcgaagtatcacttacttcagataccgttcgaatagtaaaaatggcagtatcaagtctttgaacaagatcctgaacgtgggctttccacgtcagcttactatctacctgaacacgtagaaatttgaactgttcagtttcactaatcatatgcctgttctgtgaaataaaaacgtcaggtttttttgaattgtgtgttagaaactgtaaaaactgagtcttactgtgatttaattttagtttattttctacaaggtcatgtactgcactatttgaaaccgagccaatgttgcacacaacatcctttactaacaagctagtatcatcagcaaacagaaatattttagagttaccagtaatactagagggcacatcatttatataaataaggaacagcagtggccccaacactgatccctggggtaccctccacttgactgtgccccactcagatCCCTCATCATAGCCACatgaacattgtgaataatgaccttttgctgcctgttactaaagtaagagttgaaccatttgtgagctactccctgtattccgtaatggtagTTTTGTGTTTTACTTCCGCTACCGTCATGTGGACGAatataacattatgaatcacctcgaagggaacgatctattgatacgtaatcagcatggtttcagaaaacatcgttcttgtgcaacgcagctagctctttattcttacgAAGTGATGGCCACTATcgtcaggggatctcaagttgattccgtatttctagatttccggaaagcttttgacaccgttcctcacaagcgacttctaatcaagctgcgggcctacagggtatcgtctcagttgtgcgactggattcgtgatttcctgtcaggaaggtcgcagttcgtagtaatagacggaaaatcatcgagtaaaattcaagtgatatctggtgttccccagggaagcgtcctgggacctctgctgttcctgatctatataaatgacctgggtgacaatttgagcagttctcttaggttgttcgtagatgatgctgtaatttaccgtctagtaaggtcatccgaagaccagtgtcagttgcaaagcgatttagaaaagattgctgtatggtgtggcaggtggcagttgacgctaaataacgaaaagtgtgaggtaatccacatgagttccaaaagtaatccgttggaattcgattactcgataaatagtacaattctcaaggctgtcaattcaactacgtacctgggtgttaaaattacgaacaacttcagttggaaagaccacataggtagtattgtggggaaggcgagccaaaggttgcgtttcattggcagcacacttagaagatgcaaaaagtccactaatgagacagcttacactacactcgttcgtcctctgttagaatattgctgcgtgtgggatccttaccaggtgggattgacggaggacatcgaaagggtgcaaaaaagggcagctagttttgtataatcacgtaataagggagagagtgtgacagatatgatacgcgagttgggatggaagtcattaaagcaaagacgcttttcgtcgcggcgagatgtatttacgaaatttcagtcaccaactttctcgtccgaatgcgaaaatatattgttgagcccaacctacataggtaggaattatcatcaaaataaaataagagaaatcagagctcgaacagaaacgtttaggtgttcgtttttcccgcgcgccggtcgggagtggaatggtagagagacagtatgattgtggttcgatgaaccctctgccaagcccttaaatgtgaattgcagagtaatcatgtagatgtagatgtactttcgtCGAACTACTAGGCACGGTTTTTCGACCGAAGGAAGGAGCTACTATAGATTATAATCTTAGTTAATCTGGTGGGGTTCCATCGGATAGCATACAGATACAGAAGAGTTAAACTCGAGTACAGCAGAGGAGAGGGAGGGGTTTTAGACAACAGAACTACACTAGACCAGTGCCACACACCTTGTGCGCCTCGGCGAAGAAGGCCCGGACGCGCGCCGCCAGCAGCCCGCGCGGCCCGCCGGGCAGGTCCGCCCTGGGCGCCTGCAGCAGCGCGTACACGAAGCGGCGCGCCTCCTCGCTGGCGGCGCTGGAGCTGGAACCAGTGCTGGAGCCCGGGTCAGGGCCGGAGCCGGAGCTAGTCGAGGGGCcggcgtcgccgtcgccgccgccgccgtcctcgCCGCAGAACTTGGCCATCAGCGAGCGCGCCTGTGCCATCAGCGCCTCCGCAGACGCGATCTCGTGGCTCAGCTTCTGCAATAACAATACAAACGAACACACACAGAGTAAGGTCTGAGGCTCCTTTGTGTAACACTTCCACTGACCTCTTACATCAGACAGGGAACTACACGTAACAAAAAACGTACTACACAATTTCTGGTTTATTTACCTACACAATGATTCAGAGAAACAggtgtggtatcacgtatcgataccacacTTCAGGTGTTCAGTTGgtgcaacggaattgcaagtttctgtcGAACGCCCACAGCAGTCGTGCGCGACCCAATGGAACCCGCCCACTGCGCCCCACGTCCAGCAGCTCTACTGCCACGATACCTAAGGAGGCCCGGCGGCAGCTGTTCAGAGCCACTTCACCACGTGTTGCTACCCCGGTTCAACATCACGGTTCgtgccgaggcccacgagaaagacaggccgcggcgcgtacgtcacgaaagtAGTCCTGAACTCGATCGCTCGCTCATCTCACAAGGGAAttttcccatcgcaccccccccccctcagatttagttataagttgacatagtggataggccttgagaaactgaacacagatcaatcgagaaaacaggaagaagttgtgtggaactatgaaaaaaataagcaaaatatacaaactgagtagtccatgcccaagataggcaacatcaaggataatgtgggctcaggagcgccgtggtcccgtggttagcgtgagcagctgcggaacgagaggtccttggttcgaggctaccctcgagtgaaaagtttaattttttattttgagacaatgattatctgtccgtccgttatgttttcttcactttctttggtagagattatcacattcacaagaaaacctaaatcgggcaatgtagaagaatctttttacccattcgccaagtgtacaagttaggtgggtcgacaacatattcctgtcatgtgacgcacatgccgtgaccagtgtcgtatagaatatatcagacgtgttttcctgtggaggaatcggttgacctatgacattgcaatcaaatgttttcggttctcattggagaggcacgtcctttcacaggcactaaacgtattacagtgcacagagacgtcaatgaacgaacggacagatcataactttgcgaaaataaagaaagtaaaattttcacgtaagggaagacttgaaccaaggatctctcgttctgcagctgctcgggctaaccacgggaccacggcgctcctgagctcacattatccttgatgttgactatcttgcgcatgcactactcagtttgtatattttgcttatttttttcatagttccacacaactacttcctgtttctcgattgatctgtgttccgtttttcaaggcctatccactttgccaacttataactaaatctgaggggggtgcgatggggaggttcccttgtcagcagacaaaatgcgtatctaaacctgttaactcgccgCTGGACTTGTACGTACTGACGAGAATTGCaccttccactggaatctgctattatgaagtcttactgattaacagtactacagcaaaattcgtcttttgccgaccataTTCTAATTACAGGTCATATACCTAAAGCCATCTgcgatagcaacattttgcacacagaaaagaaagggcgtagactagatattATAGAAGAACTAGAGATCTTCAAACGTCTTGCTCGAAAGGATAGCTTCATCCTTAAAGCACAgctacagctacgtaacaaaaaatttttcaacggtataaagccgttactcgatatctgacttcgggtctccttgtgcaggttgccgaaatgttcttttccttctaaggtagtccTATGGTTTCTAAATATGAAATGTTTCTTGGCTGTATTTCACGCCAATATTGCTTTGtacaagttgtcattcagtcctatctacattttcataagacgtttcatgttttatcttactgttataagcttcgatgtagacaaaatgttatgttgtatgctaATATTaaacaaacattgctttccattatgtaccaaatactgttcatttataatcatttctgcctatatttcaatgtgaagtagcctaattgtatctactgctactagatggcgcgctcgttgcagtgccatgtacacctggccgcatttgttaacgcgggcacctcagtccgtttgcaacctgtaaccgcATAAGTAACGAgtagcccttagtggctcgccatcacaattttttatcttgaATATATTTGTGACTAacgcccttttggcatatttattattttataaatgccagtctttcacgatgattctatacttatactctgtatcatacgatTTTAGTCATATTTccgtgaccatgttatagaccattctttgatttaaattctgaggaagacactcctggCAGTGTTGAAATCCGGTTAAttagttaaaaatagtgaccgagggctgttttctttcaattgcaaaatttaatttaagatcaatacgcgatataaatggtataacggcttgcttattgtggtgtcaccgccagacaccacacttgctaggtggtagcctttaaatcggtcgcggtccattagtatacgccggacacgcgtgtcgccactgtcagtgatagcagaccgagcgccaccacacggcaggtctagagagacgtactagcactcgtcccagttgtacagccgactttgctagcgacgccacactgacaaatacgctctcatctgccgagacgatagttagcatagccttcagctaagtcaattgctacgacctagcaaggcgccatcaccgcgttatattgagatgataatactgtatcaacaagaccaatgttcaccaattgtggattaaagttaagtattccagaaactacgtacttttctttacagcattcattacgtatcctgtttcagacctcacgccagcctgcgtgagtttaagcgcgtgcctttcggcttcctctcattgtgtctaggctgtcttgcctagacacaacacttatagcatttagttcaaaatggttcaaatggctctgaggtcatcagtcgcctagaacttagaactacttaagcctaactaacctaaggacatcacacacatccatgcccgaggcaggattcgaacgtgcgaccgtagcggtcgcgcggttccagactcaagcaactagaaccgctcgaccactccggccggctatagcatttagtctcttctccttcacagtactcattacatgctggaagtggtgccttatgcaagtgataatcattttagcatgatttgattttattgcacgcgagtacagccataacaaattataagtaggcccatggacttcccatcattataggactaataacagtaagattccacaGTAGCTGATTcctgtagaagattcagttttcgtttgtacggacacgtcTAGTtccgagttaacaggtgtagaaacgtagttttctGCTGATCTGAGCGAGCGAGCGcgggactaccttcgtgacgtacgcgccgcagcctgtctttctcgtaggcctcgggctCGTGCTGAGGACAGGTAGCTTCGTAGTAATTGCTATTGTATGAGCTGGACTCTGCTTCTTGTCGCATGATTTGTAACAAGTCTTCGTGCGTTTGGAGAAACACGAGTAAATCTTCTGCTTACTATGTAAACTGCTCGCTAATCACTGCTGCTCCTATCTGCGCCGCGGCGGCTCATTTCATCTTCCCACTATCAGTAGCTTGTAGCTGGCGTCTCACTAGGTGTCCTGTATTATTCCCTTGTGCGGTTATCGCTGCCTCGGC encodes:
- the LOC124777593 gene encoding rab3 GTPase-activating protein catalytic subunit-like, with the translated sequence MAQARSLMAKFCGEDGGGGDGDAGPSTSSGSGPDPGSSTGSSSSAASEEARRFVYALLQAPRADLPGGPRGLLAARVRAFFAEAHKASHMLADPEVLDEGDEPWSGSGGPSAFPQPARREFILRAVAPRPSPCSQPAPHKMCAVLQRHDFRIAACFTLDTTFH